TCACGGCAGCGAGGTCGGCTCGCAGCCAGCCCCGCGCGGAGCCCGTCCCGAGCGGCCCGCGGCGCGGGAGAGGACGTGCTGCGCGACGACGTcacgcgccgcgccgcgccgcgccccgccccgcccccgggcCCTTATAGCGTAGGccggcgcgcgcgcgcgcaccatTGTGTGGCTGACTCGGCCGCCGCTGCGGTGTGAGGCGCGTGTTCGGGCCTTCGCCGTCCCCGCACCCGCACCGCAGCCCTGCCCCGCGGCCCGCCGCCCTCCGCCAGCCTCCGGCAGGACACCCGCGGGCCACGGCCATGCCGCGCGTCTACATAGGACGCCTGAGCTACAACGTCCGCGAGAAGGACATCCAGCGCTTTTTCAGCGGCTACGGCCGCCTCCTCGAGATCGACCTCAAAAATGGGTGAGTCGGGTCTGGGAGGCCGCGCCCCGCGGCGGAGAGAGGCTTCCCCCTAGGTCCCGAGGCGGCCAAGGCCGCGGCGCCGCGTGGCAGGGCCTCTAaaatggcggcggcggcggcccgaGCGCGCGTGCGCGCGGGGGAGGGCGCGGGCGCGCGCGGCGCCGGCTAACGACACGCCCGCCCGCCGGTGCGCGGCTCGCGCTCCGCCCCCTCCGCAGGTACGGTTTCGTGGAGTTCGAGGACTCCCGGGATGCCGACGACGCCGTGTACGAGCTCAACAGCAAGGAGCTGTGCGGCGAGCGCGTGATCGTAGAGCACGCCCGGGGACCGCGCCGCGACCGCGATGGCTACAGCTACGGAAGCCGCAGTGAGTCCTTACCCCCGCGCGCTCCGCGTCCTGGGTAcctgggggggggcggggagaggaggggcagggcGGGTGCAGTCACTGGGGTGGGCAGGGCGGGACCTCCCCAGCCCGGGCAGGCGCGGAGGCCGGGGCTTGTCGACCCTGGAGGTTCCCGGGGCTCCCCTTCTACCTCCACGCATGCCCGGGTAGCCGTGGGACACCGGAGCGCGGGGAATGGGTCGGGTGGCCGGTTGACTTGAGTTTGGAAGGAGTGGCTTCAGTTGGCCCTCTTTGGCACTGACTTGGATTCTGCCATTGAAAGCGAGGGCTGGCGGTATTTGTAGTATGCCCCCTTGCTTATCTGTCAGTGCTTTTTAGCTAGCGTTGAGGAAGTTGCGAGGAaggctggggtggaggtggggcagggggcggggaaaggggaggagcttGAAGCCTAAGTCTTAGGGGAATGGGAGACTTGATGGGGGCaaagaaaatgccattttaaaCTAAGTAATGTGGCATAGTACCACAAAGTAAATCTAAATAAGCTTTATGCTGTATTTGGAATAGTTGGGGCATGTTActgggagggggttggggggatttTGGTTATGTGAAATGTTTAATGTTGAAATTGTTGCATGTTGAATTCCAACTTTTTAACAAGTCCTTGATGTTTCAATTTGAAAGTGACCAATGGGGCTGAGGCTGTGTCCACTGAGGCTAAGATGACTGCCTTTCCTGATTGGCCTTGGCTTTTCCATACATTGTGTGACCCTTGCCCTATGACCCTTTGGCTGACCTTACCGGAAGCCATGACGACAGCAGCCTTTTGCCATTAGACGCAGGGTGATGGTGAGGATTCCGAGGGTTAGACAAAACTGGTTAATCTGAACTAGGTGACTGTTACCTTGCGTGTTTTGTGGccaaaccaccaccaaaaacctCACACTGTGATGTAAGTACTTAGTGTAACTAGTaaacatttttgtaaaatgtAGAAATGCATGTAATCagttaagttttatattttacaatgttctgtaaaataaaacttaGCGAGGTAAATTGAATAAAGGAGCAGTCACTCTCTAACAGATTGTAGGAGAGGCTTAGTTGGATTTAGTCTATTTGACTTGCCCTTAATTTAATTTGTGGCAAATCACAAATGTATCGAGGGTTTAGCAGTATAATAGCAAAGTCCTACTCCAGTAATAAACGTTGCTATGTTTGTACTAACTTTCAAAAACATGCATGCCTGTCATTGCAACGCATCTAATTACTCCCTCCATGTGATAAAGGTGGTGGAGGTGGATACAGCAGTCGGAGAACTTCTGGCAGAGACAAATATGGACCACCTGTTCGTACAGAGTACAGGCTTATTGTAGAAAACCTGTCTAGTCGTTGCAGTTGGCAAGACTTAAAGGTATGTATGTACCTGGGGTTTAAAAGCCGGGCATTTACTTTGCTTAAGAGCTGGTGCTACGTGGTCTTGCTTTAGATCTCTGGGGCTTATCAGTCTTAACTGTTTCAGGATTTCATGCGGCAAGCAGGAGAAGTGACTTATGCAGATGctcacaaagaaagaacaaatgaggGTGTAATTGAATTTAGATCCTACTCCGACATGAAGCGTGCATTGGATAAACTGGATGGTACAGAAATAAATGGCAGGAATATTAGGCTTATTGAAGATAAGCCAAGAACAAGCCACAGGCGCTCCTACTCTGGAAGTAGATCCAGGTAATGAGGACGTGGGGAGGCTGTCATTTTCAGTTGTTGCCTAATTGTATTTACAGTGTTTCTTGGTTGTAGTAAGCAGATATTCCAGCCATAGATGGGTAGTTAAAACACATTCTTGGAATGATTGAACATCCACTGTCTCTTGTGTGTAGATCACGGTCTAGAAGAAGATCTCGGAGTAGGAGTCGCAGAAGCAGCCGCAGTAGATCTCGAAGTATCTCAAAAAGTCGCTCCCGGTAAATAATGTGGTATTGGGTTTTACCGCTTGATGGAGTATAGGTGTTTTCTGACAAGATACTGAAAGAAATCTGGCTTTTCTTGTACAGATCTAGGTCCCGGAGCAAAGGTCGATCCCGATCCCGCTCAAAAGGCAGGAAATCCAGATCAAAGAGCAAATCTAAGCCTAAGTCTGATCGGGGCTCCCATTCACACTCAAGGAGCAGGTCTAAGGATAAGTATGGGAGGTCACGAAGTAGGTCACGTTCTCGGTCccccaaagaaaatggaaaaggagatATAAAGTCAAAGTCCAGATCCCGGAGCCAGTCTCGATCCCATTCGCCTCTGCCTGCTCCACCCTCAAAGGCTCGTTCCATGTCCCCTCCGCCAAAAAGAGCTTCAAGGTCCCGTTCTAGATCTCGTTCAAGGTCCAGATCAAGTTCCAGAGATTAACCCTGAACTCTACGTTCTTTGCACACTATAACGGAACACTTTCCTACTTGCTTAGGCAGTTACTCTCCCGAGTTTGTACTCGGCCTCTTCTTTAAGAGGATTTCCTGAAAAGGGAACACCGGAATTTGATTTGTGGCCaaatttaatgagaaaaagaTGAGGTTCTAAAATGGTGATATGAAGCCCTCTCCCTTCTTTGTAGAATTAAGATAATTTTGATTTTGTAGCCTTTGAGCTAAAATAACTTTTGTAAAGATTAAgctcatttagattttttttaaagtattgcaGCAGGATCTGCTGCGgggttctgttgttttgttttgcttatttttaaattaactgttCAAGCTTTGGATACTGCAGGCTTTAGAGGGAGAACCCAAATTTTCAATTATGTTGGCTTTTTATAAAGCTTGAGTTATGtaagatttaaataaaagtttgctACCAAGATGATTGCCTTATTGACTAGGTCACTACTAAGGCCCTTTAAGTGTTGATACCTGCCATGTGTGGAGATGGTGTAAATTCTACATGAGTGTAAAACAAGGCAAGTCTCAGACCAGCAATAAATTATTCAGTTTGGCTAACCTTATTTTGTGCTGTTAATCTACCAAAGTCTTTTGTCTGCCCCTTTAATAAGTTGAGTTAAAAGTAAAAGGAACTTTGTAGTTAGTGCcacaagataaataaaagaaactaaaggaTTACAATTTGGACTTTTCAAGAAGTAGGTCCTAGTATTTGGGATCTTGTTCTATCCTGTGCTCTGGAGGTGGTCCGCGTGATTAGTGTTAGTGTATGGTTTGGTGGtctttaatgtttttgaaaaaatggAAGTAATTAgaaatttagttattttattcaaAGTTGAAAAGCATATATGCTACATTTTCTGCTGAAAGATGATTATATTTGACAGGTGCTTAGCAGACATTTGGTTAAGGTATTTTCCAATCAGTCCCCTTTGTATTAGTGGGGCATTTGTGGTTAGTTTGAAAAACAGTGACATGGATAAACTAAAATGCTTCATACTTTATAAGTAAAGTGTTATGAATGCTGTGGAAACCAAGTTAAAATAAATAGTGCAAATGTGTAGGAATAACTATACTGCAGTTTTCATACATCCGAAAGCCCATTTAGTTGAAACTGCAATCAATAATTACCTTACAACCTTTCCATTATTCAGACGTTTGTAAAGTCATTTCATCCCAAATACTTAACCTCATTGTTTAGTAATGGTGTAGATGAATTGGCTCAGGTTTAATACCTTCCTCAGCTGTTATATAATCTAGCAAAAGTTGGATTATAGATTACAATGTAGAGTTGGTTTGTAGGACCAAATAATCAGAGGACATGCAATAAGGCAAGGCTGAGTGGAAAAATAGAGGTTCAAGGGCCTGGGTAGGTGTCAGTAACTGGGAATAGGGAAAGGGGAATGTTTTCAAGACATTTATCCTGTTAGAAAATCTTACTTCTAGCTTTAGGAATATAGTATCAAACAAAGCTGCTGCTTTagtcttcttttctttgatgCTTTGTTTAGATGTTTATAAGAAATAGGTTTATTTTTCCAGTGTAAATTTCAGAATTTAAAGAAAACTCTGTCTGGTTATAGTTTACTATTTTACctacttaaaaacaaatgtgATGGCTCTTTAAGAATTGGGTTTGACCaaagttctctttgttttcagGGAAAACTATATAAAAGCTTTCTGAGCCACAGCCTTTTAAAGGGGGAAAGGCTAATAGTAAAATTTGACTTTCTGACTGCATGCAACTGCTGGGCTTGCCTTCTGTTAGTGTGGTAGTACATGACAGAGGCATTAGACTATTTTTTAGCTGCcctcataaatatataatgaataggTAAATGCCAATACCCATACAGTTTTTCTAGTGGGGACAAAggccattttattaaaaaatttaggCTTTCATGCCTGTAGACCCTAGTTATTaaatgcattaaacaaacaaCAGCATTTAAAGCATTGGCCTTAGCAGAATTGACTGATTTATTAAAGTGTTTTAGTTTCTTACTGATGAGTGAATTCAGTTCCCTACCAACTAATGCGCAGAATCGGAAGAATCCCATCCTGCACACATTGGTTGGTGCCCTGGGTGGAATATCAACGACACCAACTGATAAAAGAGCACAAGAGAAGTGGGGAACATCTTGAGTCCTGTTGGACGTGACAGTGTTTGGTGATATGTATGCCACAGTGCCTTTATGGCCGGTTTGAGTCCTACCTACTTCAGCCTTTATGTTCCCACTCCTCCTGTGTTAACATTGCTTTCatcttggatatttttttttctactttgttaaCCTACTTTATGCTTTATCTCAATAAAATGCTTACCAAGGGAAAGACTTGTTCTTCATTTATTGTGTTGTCCCTTGGCACCAAATAACTgccaggtaatttttttttgaggtggaGTTAACCATTAGCTACCATTGATAATGTTCTCTTGTTTTAGCTCTAGAAAGTAGGTTTGGGGGACTTCAAGTAAGTagatggtttgttttattttcatgtgtttactCACGTCCATTTTTATCTATAGTTGACATTCAACACAATCAACTTAGGAAGTTTTAAATACCTGAAATGCTTAACCTAATGTCCTTAATCCTGGGCATAGGGCACACTTAAGCTTTGCAAGTTTATCCGTCAATACCATTGTATTCCCATTGCTTAACCTTGTTCTCAGAAGCTTTGCCTGTGGTTGACCTGATTTCGGATACATGGTGTGGAACCAAGTGTGTGTggagttttattttgtgtctataGGAATAATCCAGGGCATCATGTGTGGCTCAGGTTGAGCATGTGATCTTAGCAGGTGCACAACCCTGGATTCAATCTTTGGTGGTGTGCAGCTCTCCCTCACAGACTAATAGGGGCTAATTATAATATAGTACATACTCTTGGTAGCatgagaagctaaggcaggatgGCTCTGATTTAAGGCCAGCCAGTGGTAATTAGCAAGAAACTTTGTCAGGGGAAGGGGGCACTTCTTGgagtataaaataatttattgagtCTATTAATTAGAAGTCACCACTGTTTACAAATATTCTATTTATATCTTATActggtatgtgtatatgcatatatatatatatatacacacacacacaatctcaataattatagctaaggatgactttggaCTTGATCTTTAGGCAGTATTACTGACAAGTACTCTATCATACCTGACTTGTCCCTTTTTTCTTAAGATAGGCACTACCCATTCAGAGCTTACCTCCAACTCAGCAATCCTGTGTACCACACCACATCTATCTGGTTTGTAACACTTGTTCATACCATAAGTAATACGTAACTTGATTTTGCTCAATACATGATATGCCTTAAATAATGAGCAATCTGTTTGATAAATATTCtgttaaatgaatacattttcaaaattgaaaGTTTTAGTAATTGACACTAGTTTGATCAGAAAGGAATTTCAGttccaaaataaaaggaagtgcAGCAAAATCCATCTTTGATAAGCAAGGCATAGTACTGTTGCTTTGGAGGCTCTTCTTGACAGCATATCTGCAGAAATGGGTTTTTAGGTTTTGTGTTTTAGGAAAAGGcgaaaagaataataaagtaaGCTGAGAAGTTCCAGTGATATGAAGGGAGAAGTATGCCCCTCTCTCAGGGCCAGAATGGGATATGGAGAGTTGTTTTGTGTACGCATGCGGAAATGGGCTAGCCATATCCCCAGCTGTAAGACTATAATAGTGAGTGTTCTTAAAGACAGACACTCAGTGCACTTGCCTCAGTCATTAAATAGTAACTGCTTCAGAGTTGAGCCCTAGTTATCCTAGCCAGTTAAAAGTAGACAAAGAAGAGATTTTCTTGATTCATGAAGGGCTTTTATGTACTAGGTATATGTTGTATTCGCACTTTGAGGCATATGTTCTCACCTAGGTGGCCTTCAGTTCACAAAAGTATTCCCTCGACCTCCTGAGATTTGAAATTACAAGCATATGTCATAACATTTGACTATTGCTGTTTTATACTGAGTTTAAAACATTAAGAATAGTGGAATGAACCACTGTCCACTTAAGCATCTAGCTTTAACAATATATACCTGTGCACTTCCAATTTTGAAGGTAACCTTGGCATTTAATGCTAATATAGTACATAATTCTAGAGGGCATCTAAATCTCTTAAGTCTTGCCAAATGtggcaaaaaaaaccaaaaaaacaaaaaaaacctgtaatCCAACACAAGGTTATTTTTGAGATCAGGATCCACATGATCCACATGGGTAAGATTATCCCAAAAGAGAAGGGTTCCCATTTTCCATTGTTTCGTATTAGTAAAAAATAGATCAGTATTAGTTTCCCAATTTTGGTTTTGCTAGTTAGAATCTTTGTCTTGCATTTGCTTTAAATGAGTAGATTCTAGATAGTTACCTTTTCACCTAAACCACTACCTGGGGTCTTGGTGAAAATTCACAGCTTCTCGGGTCCCAACCCTGAAAACACTGAGTAGAATCTAGTCTTACGTGGCCCTAAAAGCTCTGAAGAAGTTGTTGGTTTGGCAGGACAGAGTGAAATCATTCATGCTGAAGTCAAACACTCCATGTAGACAGCAGTCTTTTGCCTGAAGAAATCTGAGCAATAGCTAGATCCTACTTTGACCTTTATGAGGACACTGAAATAAAGGGCCCCCATTTCATTCTTCCTCTGCCTGTGAAACCAACACTCAGCAAATCAGAGCACTTTATTTCTAAAGCAGATGAAGCACAAAGGGTAGTTATAacttaaagtttatattttgatACAAATTATTTGTAGTATTATGGTAGTTGTGATTACACTCAGTCTTGAGTTCCCTAACAGAAAGGTTACCAAAGTAAGCTTGAGACCTGAGATGTACTTAAGTGATAGAGCAGTTCTGTGGCATGCGTGAGACTATGGATACACGGTGCTGCAGAACACAACTGCCATCACAGACCATTGTCACGTGCTCCATTCACTTAAGGttcagctgagtgtggtggtacgTACCTAGGATTTCAGTACTTTTGAGTCACTCGTGTATGGAGTGTTAGCTGTGGTGTtgacaaagccctaggttcagtgcttgccactggggaaaaaaaaaaagaaaaaaaaaactcaagaaagtgGAACCACACCCAGGTTTTCAGGAAACTGCCGTGAAACCGGTGACAGTCTGGCTGGTATGTACATGAATGCCAGAGACTGCTTTCAGGAGTCCTGTCACGTGTTCTGGGAATTTGAACCCAAATGACCAGAATTAGCAAGTTttgttagccactgagccatctcctggcctTGGTGGTATTCTGGTGAGGAATTGGAGTATTCCCTCAGCAGTACATATTTCTTCCCTTCCCAGTTTGCCATCTGATGAGTACTGTACTGTACCATGACTAAGgcatgaaaagcaaacaaacactgtATGCGAGTACTGGGACGCCTAAGTGGATTCAATGCTCAGCTCAGGAAGTTGGAGCTAACCAGTTGCATCAATGTGTATGAAAGAAAGATCTCAAAAGTTCCTAAACGAAGTTTTTATGTAATTGTactgtccctttttttttttttttaactatttaacCAGCTTGGTGAAAGGTCATATGTTTGTGCTTATTGCTAGCCTGTGCAAACAAGATGGacatgggaaagagaaggaaagtctTAGTCCAGCCTTTCCCTCAGTGGGGACCTGTTTTTTGCCAGGTGTCATTGCAAAGGCAAATGAGCACTGAGTGCTTATAACCAAATAGGAAGTAACAAGCAAGAAGGACTTTTAGCAGTGGGCCTTGAGGTTGCAGGGCTGGATTCCATTGTCCCCTTGTCCTGTATCTGAATGTTTGATTCAGCTGGATTGCCTGTCTAGAACATCTGGAACCttgtacatgtttgtttgtttgtttgtttttcgagacagggtttctctgtgtagccctccgctgtcctggaacttactttgtagaccagg
The DNA window shown above is from Mus pahari chromosome 3, PAHARI_EIJ_v1.1, whole genome shotgun sequence and carries:
- the Srsf6 gene encoding serine/arginine-rich splicing factor 6, whose amino-acid sequence is MPRVYIGRLSYNVREKDIQRFFSGYGRLLEIDLKNGYGFVEFEDSRDADDAVYELNSKELCGERVIVEHARGPRRDRDGYSYGSRSGGGGYSSRRTSGRDKYGPPVRTEYRLIVENLSSRCSWQDLKDFMRQAGEVTYADAHKERTNEGVIEFRSYSDMKRALDKLDGTEINGRNIRLIEDKPRTSHRRSYSGSRSRSRSRRRSRSRSRRSSRSRSRSISKSRSRSRSRSKGRSRSRSKGRKSRSKSKSKPKSDRGSHSHSRSRSKDKYGRSRSRSRSRSPKENGKGDIKSKSRSRSQSRSHSPLPAPPSKARSMSPPPKRASRSRSRSRSRSRSSSRD